Proteins encoded by one window of Streptomyces sp. LX-29:
- the mce gene encoding methylmalonyl-CoA epimerase, whose protein sequence is MLTRIDHIGIACFDLDKTVEFYRATYGFEVFHSEVNEEQGVREAMLKINETSDGGASYLQLLEPTREDSAVGKWLAKNGEGVHHIAFGTADVDGDSEAIREKGIRVLYDQPRRGSMDSRITFLHPKDCHGVLTELVTAAPPTGAEH, encoded by the coding sequence ATGCTGACGCGAATCGACCACATCGGGATCGCCTGCTTCGACCTCGACAAGACCGTCGAGTTCTACCGTGCCACGTACGGCTTCGAGGTGTTCCACAGCGAGGTCAACGAGGAGCAGGGCGTGCGCGAGGCCATGCTGAAGATCAACGAGACCTCCGACGGCGGCGCCTCCTACCTGCAGCTGCTCGAACCGACCCGCGAGGACTCCGCGGTCGGCAAGTGGCTGGCCAAGAACGGCGAGGGCGTGCACCACATCGCCTTCGGCACCGCGGACGTCGACGGGGACTCGGAGGCCATCCGCGAGAAGGGCATCCGGGTCCTCTACGACCAGCCGCGGCGCGGCTCCATGGACTCCCGCATCACCTTCCTCCACCCCAAGGACTGCCATGGCGTGCTGACGGAACTGGTGACGGCCGCGCCACCCACCGGGGCGGAGCACTGA